One window of Nicotiana tomentosiformis chromosome 11, ASM39032v3, whole genome shotgun sequence genomic DNA carries:
- the LOC104099883 gene encoding DNA polymerase II subunit B4, producing the protein MAEIEKQKDKDKEKVPAAAAAVQIEQEGLPKTIVRRLVKDKLSQLSTDTDISLLRDSLLAFSESARIFIHYLSATANDICKESKRQTINAEDVFKALEEIEFPEFIEPLRASLEVFRQRNSKRKSGSSKSTESNKKAKLKEPVENGKGKMKEQPSDTENEDGQAGEQPSDNENEEGQAAEQPSDNENEDGQVEGEDSADE; encoded by the exons ATGGCGGAAATAGAGAAGCAGAAAGACAAGGACAAGGAGAAAGtaccagcagcagcagcagcagtacAAATCGAGCAAGAGGGTCTGCCCAAGACTATCGTACGCAGGCTTGTGAAGGATAAGCTTTCCCAATTATCCACCGATACTGATATCTCTCTTCTCCGCGACTCTCTCCTTGCCTTCTCCGAAAGCGCCCGCATTTTCATCCATTACCTCTCCGCCAC TGCTAATGACATATGCAAGGAGTCTAAGAGGCAGACGATAAATGCGGAGGATGTGTTCAAGGCTCTTGAAGAGATTGAGTTTCCCGAGTTCATTGAGCCTCTTAGAGCTTCTCTCGAGG TATTCAGACAAAGGAACTCTAAAAGGAAGTCAGGATCATCGAAGTCCACAGAATCTAACAAAAAAGCGAAGCTGAAAGAACCTGTGGAAAATGGGAAGGGCAAGATGAAAGAGCAACCCTCTGACACTGAAAATGAAGATGGACAAGCTGGCGAGCAACCCTCTGATAATGAAAATGAAGAGGGGCAAGCTGCCGAGCAACCCTCTGATAATGAAAATGAAGATGGACAAGTTGAAGGCGAGGATAGTGCTGATGAATAA
- the LOC104099885 gene encoding protein transport protein SEC23 D: MALRATVSRFPGDQDALEEAGLPWGVTVSPFASKDENGNPPVYGSDGHLLPRCENCWAYYNTYCEQEQWAWTCALCGTLNGLSSQAVTRYSLPESCPENLSSFIDLELPMDESEEMQARPVYVAAVDLASSEEFLELVKSALLAALEALGPGSLFGLATFSHKIGLYDVQGPIPVVKNVFIPHDSDSALSMELQDVMPLLSFLAPVDTCKDRIASALETLRPTTSWERTSGAGQGLDGVFLGGRGFGAAMEALFNYLGSEYGNTFALARVFAFLSGAPDIGAGQLDTRRYGEQYASKGEDADRALLPEQTPFYKDLAAVAVQSGVCVDIFAVTNEYTDLASLKFLSIESGGSLFLYTSSDDSTLPQDMYRMLSRPYAFNCVLRLRTSSEFQPSHSYGHFFPDPQYENVQHIICCDSFATYAYDFEFANNVGFSRHTSELPMVQIAFQYTVVVPPDELANAGSSSTTRTKHSLKRRLRIRTLQFGVAHSINEIYDGVDSEVVLSLLVHKVILASLEQGVREGRMLLHDWLVILTAQYNDACKLIQSGHGGSSIVHIDVAFSQCPQLQPLPRLVFALLRNPLLRLHEEGVHPDYRIYLQCLFSGLEPSSLNRAIYPLLTSYASPDKQAYPRHSLSRAALITSGSPIFFLDAFTNLIVFYASTADPSLPYPPPQDCLLRTTINKLKQERCITPKLTFIKGGQDDTTSFENYLIEEQDVEGSGFTSVMGFVSFLEEINQSTLEYMK; this comes from the exons ATGGCGTTACGTGCAACAGTTAGCCGGTTTCCCGGTGACCAAGACGCACTGGAAGAAGCAGGACTACCGTGGGGGGTAACAGTTTCACCGTTCGCCAGCAAGGACGAAAACGGGAATCCACCTGTTTATGGATCGGACGGTCACTTATTACCCCGATGCGAGAATTGTTGGGCTTACTATAACACATACTGTGAACAAGAACAATGGGCTTGGACTTGTGCACTTTGTGGGACCCTTAATGGGCTTTCTTCTCAGGCCGTAACCCGTTATTCGCTCCCTGAATCTTGTCCGGAAAATTTATCTTCGTTTATTGACCTTGAATTGCCCA TGGATGAATCTGAAGAAATGCAGGCGCGACCCGTGTACGTGGCAGCTGTTGATCTTGCTT CATCGGAAGAGTTTTTGGAACTTGTTAAAAGTGCACTTTTAGCTGCTTTAGAAG CTCTTGGGCCTGGATCACTATTTGGGCTGGCTACATTCAGCCAtaaaataggtttgtatgatgttcAAGGGCCAATTCCAGTGGTGAAGAATGTGTTCATTCCTCATGATTCTGATAGTGCCTTGTCAATGGAACTTCAGGATGTCATGCCCCTACTTTCGTTTTTAGCTCCA GTGGATACCTGTAAGGACCGCATCGCATCCGCACTTGAAACATTGAGGCCAACAACTTCATGGGAAAGGACATCAGGTGCAGGTCAAGGATTAGATGGAGTTTTTCTGGGTGGAAGAGGTTTTGGAGCTGCAATGGAAGCCCTTTTCAATTATCTTGGATCAGAATATGGAAATACATTTGCATTAG CTAGAGTTTTTGCTTTTCTTTCGGGCGCTCCTGATATTGGAGCCGGCCAACTAGATACAAGACGGTATGGTGAGCAGTACGCTAGTAAAGGAGAGGATGCAGATCGAGCTTTACTTCCTGAACAAACTCCATTCTATAAAGATCTG GCTGCTGTGGCTGTTCAATCAGGTGTTTGTGTAGACATATTTGCTGTGACAAATGAGTATACTGATTTAGCATCACTGAAGTTTCTGAGTATCGAGAGTGGAGGCTCCTTATTTTTGTATACAAGCAGTGATGACTCCACACTTCCTCAAGACAT GTACCGCATGTTAAGTCGACCATATGCTTTTAATTGTGTCCTAAGGCTGAGAACTTCGTCAGAATTTCAACCGAGTCATTCT TATGGGCATTTCTTCCCAGATCCGCAATATGAAAATGTCCAACACATAATTTGCTGTGATTCTTTTGCTACATATGCCTACGATTTTGAATTTGCAAATAATGTTGGATTTTCCAG GCATACTTCAGAATTGCCTATGGTGCAAATTGCTTTTCAGTATACTGTTGTTGTCCCACCAGATGAACTTGCAAATGCAGGATCAAGTTCTACAACAAG AACAAAGCATTCCCTCAAAAGGAGATTAAGGATTCGAACTTTGCAGTTTGGAGTAGCTCATAGCATAAATGAGATTTATGATGGTGTTGATTCTGAAGTGGTGCTTTCATTACTTGTCCACAAG GTTATTTTAGCCTCATTGGAGCAAGGCGTTCGAGAGGGCAGAATGTTACTTCATGATTGGCTTGTAATTCTTACGGCTCAGTACAATGATGCTTGCAAGCTTATTCAGTCTGGGCATGGAGGTTCAAGCATTGTTCACATTGATGTTGCATTCTCTCAATGTCCTCAACTGCAGCCTTTACCCCGCTTGGTCTTTGCTCTATTACGAAATCCTCTTCTTCGTTTACATGAAGAAGGCGTGCATCCTGACTACCGAATATATCTTCAGTGTCTTTTCAG CGGACTAGAACCTTCTTCTCTTAATCGTGCTATATATCCATTGTTAACCTCATATGCCTCGCCAGACAAACAAGCATATCCTCGACATTCCCTGAGCCGGGCTGCACTGATAACAAGTGGCAGTCCCATATTTTTTCTGGATGCATTCACAAATCTTATTGTGTTCTATGCTTCAACAGCAGACCCTTCACTTCCTTATCCACCACCTCAGGACT GTTTACTGAGAACAACAATAAACAAGCTGAAGCAAGAGAGATGTATCACCCCTAAACTTACATTTATTAAGGGAGGACAGGATGATACGACATCATTTGAGAATTATCTGATAGAGGAACAGGATGTTGAAGGAAGTGGCTTCACAAGCGTCATGGGTTTCGTTTCATTCCTCGAGGAGATCAATCAAAGTACGCTGGAATACATGAAATAA
- the LOC104099884 gene encoding uncharacterized protein: MLGWSTEQRPAYCPFRKRKTPKTQQSITLFLSLGSLSDLNKQGKMKKGIHPQMQWISYVTQSGRLMHVMMTKIHQTGKVYHIRARRQMAQSIGQIAKFKRRYGEKEEEEVEKAEK, translated from the exons ATGTTGGGCTGGTCCACTGAACAACGGCCCGCATACTGCCCTTTCCGAAAACGTAAAACCCCCAAAACGCAGCAAAGTAtcactctctttctctctctaggttCTCTCTCCGACCTGAATAAACAAG GGAAAATGAAGAAAGGAATTCACCCTCAAATGCAATGGATATCCTATGTGACGCAAAGTGGCCGATTGATGCATGTTATGATGACCAAAATACACCAAACAGGCAAGGTTTATCACATTAGAGCAAGGCGTCAAATGGCACAAAGTATTGGTCAGATTGCAAAGTTTAAGCGCCGGTATGgtgagaaggaggaggaggaggtggagaaagCAGAGAAATGA